The genome window GATGTCCTCCGGATGCACGTACTCCACGCTCTCGAGCGAGACGTATTTCGCGCCGTCCTTGCGTTCCTGCGCCATGATCGTGTGGCAGATGTTGCAGTCGCGGCTGATGACCTGGCCGTCCTCGGTCTCGTGGTTGCCGTCGTGGCAGCGGAAGCAGCCCGGCGTGTTGAGGTGGCCGATGTGGTCGGGGAAGTCGCGCCAGTTCACCTTCATCTCGGGGAAGATGTTGGTGTCGAAGAGGCGCTTCGTCGTCTCGATCGTCTGCTCGATCTCCGCGGCCCTGGCGGCGGCGAGTTCGGCGTCGGCCTCGGCGTAGTGTTCGCGGATGCCGGTCTCGATGGCGGCGAAGGCCTCGGGCGTCGACTCGTACTCCTCGCTGAGCAGGTCCACGGCCACGGTCTTGATGCCGGGCAGGGCCGGATCGATGTGGCCGAGGGCCATGGCCTCGTTCACGAGGCGGGCCGGCGGGTTGTAGTGGTGCGTCGGCCGGTTGTGGCAGTCGATGCAGTCCATGGTGCGGATCTCGTGGTCCGCCACCTGCGCGTCATCGAAGTCGGCCTCGTTGTCGCGGAAGATGCGCACGTTGCCGTCGCGGTCGGTGGCCCTGACCCAGGGGATCTCGGTGCGCTTCTCGTCGGTGGCCACGTACTCGATGGTCTCGGCGTCGTAGATGTGCTCGTAGTGGATGCCGTGGGTCGGGCCGATCTCGGTGCCGCCGCCGATCTTCATCAGCAGGTGCAGCTTCCAGTGGGTGTTCTCCTCCTCGTACCCGTAGTAGTCGTGGATCACGAGCTTGTCGTTGGAGAAGTGGGCCGGCCAGTGGCACTGCTCGCAGGTGTCCCGCGAGGGGCGCAGGTTGGCGATGGGCGTCTCGATGGGCCGCGGCACCTTGTCGAAGAGCACGGCGTAGACCTGGTACAGGCCGGAGATCTTCGCCTTCACGAACCACTCGGCTCCCGGCCCGATGTGGCACTTCACGCAGCCCACGTGGGCGTGCGGCGAGACGGAGTAGGCCGTGTACTCGGGCTCCATCACCTCGTGGCACATGGTGCCGCAGAACTCGTCGCTCTCGGTGTACTCGTAGGCCTTGTAGGTGCCGAAGCCGCTCATGGCCGCGAACAGCACGCCGCCGATGCCCAGGACGAGCGTCGCCCGCATGTGGGTCGGGTTGTTGAAGTCGATGGTGGGCAGCTTCTCGGTGCTGGGCAGGCCGAGCCGCCGGCGGCGCTGCTGGCGCACGATGCCGAAGATGGCGATGGCCAGGCCGAGCACCAGGAACGCCGGCAGGATGACGAAGGCCACGATGCCCACGTAGGGATTGTGGTCCGACGCGGTCGCCTCGAGGATGATCATGAAGGCGATCAGGCCGAGGGCCAGCGCGGCGACCAGCGCCCCGATCAGGGTCGTCGCGTTGTAGTAGGAAGCCGGCAGGCGACGGCGGCGGGGCGATTTCGGTGAACTGGCGGACACGACATACCTCCCGGAAGAGAACTCAACCTGCCAATCCTATAACACAACCTGTGAATTTCCCAGCAAAAGAAGAGGACTTCATCCGGAAGTCCTCTTCTTGAATTGATTATCATGAATCAACTTAGGAAATCAAGCCTCGTCGAAGTTGCCTTCCGGCGGGGGCGACGGGACCGTCCATTCGAGGGACGTCGCGCCCCACGGATTCTGCTCGGCCGCGGCGTCGCCCCAGAGGGTGACCAGCAGGTTGCCCGCGGCCACGGCCAGGCCGGAATAGACGCACAGCCAGCCCAGCGAGCTGATCTCGGCCAGCTTCAGGGTCACCGGCACCACGCCGGCGAAGCCGGCCGGGACGCCCTGGGCCCCCATCACCAGCTGCGGCACGAGCGCCAGGTTGATCCCGATCAGGTAGATGATGGCGCCGATGCGGGCCACCTCGTCGTTGTAGCGCCGCCCCATCATCTTGGGCCACCAGAAGTGGGCGCCCGCGAAGAACGCCGACAGGACCCCGCCCCACATGACGTAGTCGAGCTGGGTCGAGGCGAACATGGTGGCGCCGAGGTACTGGCCCACCGCCGGGCTGGCGATGAACAGGCCGAGCACCGCCGCGAAGCCCGCGTTCAGGATGAAGGCCACCGAGTAGGTCGTCGGCGAGGCGCAGGCGATGGAGCCGCGGTACAGGGTCGACAGCCAGGTGAAGGCGATCAGGGCCACCGGCACCGCCGCCAGCAGGCTGATGAACCCGAAGACCAGGGTCCCGCCCGGCGTCAGGCCGTTGCCGATGAGGTTGGCGCCGTAGCTGACCACGCCCAGGCCGGTCAGGGCGATGAGCGAGCCCACGATGGTGCGGTAGCCGCTCGAGTCCCGGCGGGCCACGCCGCTGATGACGTCGCTCACCAGGCCCGCGGCGGGCACGAGCGCGAAGTACGCCGCCGGCCGCATGGCGACCCAGAAGTAGGTGCGCCAGGCCATGGGGTCGGCCTCGGGGCCGAACATGCCCGAGCCGGACAGGCGACTGCCGGCCAGGTAGAGCACCACGATGGTGAAGATGCCGCCGGCCACGACGAGCAGGTAGCCGCCGAGATAGAAGCCCCATGCCGTCAGGGGCATGTCGAAGAAGCCCATGCCCTCGCGCCGCGCGTGGTGCACGGTGACGACGAAGTTGACGCCCATGGCGAACCAGCAGATGCCCATCAGGGCCAGGCCCACGGCCAGCACGCCGAAGGCGCCCGGATCGAGCAGCGCCAGGCCCGAGTCGAGGGTCCAGCCCGAGCTGACCGGGCCGAGGACCATGCTGGCCACGATCAGGATCAGGCCGACGGCGTAGGTGCGCAGGGAGGCCTGCGCCAGGCCCGGCAGGGCCATGTTGCGCGCGCCGAGCTGCAGAGGCAGCACGAAGTGGCCGATCACGCCCGGCAGCACCGGCACGAGCCAGCCCATGACCAGCACGATCCGCAGATAGGTGACGGTCTCGAGCAGGATGCGGTTGCCGATGCCCGGCCCGCCGACGGCCTTCACCTGCGGCAGGATCGCCAGGATCATGCCCAGCAGGAAGGCGCCCATGGTCCAGCCCATGAACATCAGCGAGATGCGCTTGTGGTCGGTGGAGGCGAACCACGCCCCCGAGCCGTGGGGCCCGCCCAGGAAGCTCCTGCGCACCTGTTCGGCGGCCGAAGGGAACACGTCGTGCATCTACTTCTCCTCCTGGGCGTCTTCGCTCGTCCCGTCCGTGGCCGGAGCCTCGTCCGCGGCGGCATCGCCGGCCGGCTCGACGTGGTCGGACAGGGACTTCAGGAACTCGGTGATGGCCTCGATCTCGCGGTCGTCGAGCTTGCCGGCGTAGGGCGTCATCACGGGCTGGAAGCCGGCGACCACGAACGCGTTCGGGGTCAGGATCGACTCCTTGATGTAGGCGGCGTCGACGACGGCCTTGCGCCCGTCCGTCGACTCGACCTCGTGGCCGTAGATGTTCTGGAACGACGGCCCCACCAGCGGCGCGCCGTTGAGGGTGTGGCAGGCCATGCAGCCCTGCTTGGTGTAGAGCAGCTCGCCCACCTCGGCCAGGGTGCGTCCGGCGAAGATGTCCTCGACCGTGGCCAGCCAGGCCTGGAAGTCGGTCGTCGACAGGCTCAGCAGCCGGGCGGTGAGGCTGTCCTGGGTGGCGACGCTCGAGGCGTCGCTGTAGATGGGGAAGTCGCCGGCGGCCGTGGCCTCGAACCAGGCCTCGGTGGTGCGTCCCGGGAAGATGGTCTGCTGCACCCGCAGGGCCGGGATCGCCATGCCCTGGGCCACGTCGGCGCTGGTCATGACCAGGCGCGTGGGCCGCCCCACCTCGACGCGCAGCGTGTCGGCCACGTGCCCGTTCGGGTAGGTGAAGTCCCAGGCTCCCTCGCGGGCCGTGACGCCGACGGTGTAGGCCCCGTAGGGCGCCACGTTCTGGTCGACGAAGGCGGGCAGGCCCGACTGGAAGGCGAAGCCCGCCAGCAGGACCGCCCCGAGCACCCACAGGCCGAGCCACAGCTTGTTGTTGCTGCCGGCCGGCATCCGCTCCGGATCGCCGTCCCTGCGCAGGAAGGTGCGCACGAAGACCATCGCCAGGCCCGCCGTCACCACGAGGGCGCAGATGGCCAGGACGTAGATGCCGAGGAAGGCGCCGTCCACGCCGGCGGCGTGGGTCGAGGCTCCCTCGGGGAACCAGGCTGTCGTATTGGCGCTGCCGATCAAACCGTTACCTCTTTCGTGCCGTCCCAGCGACGGTCGGGTCATTCTGGGGTCGCGGCGGGCCTTCCCGCCGGCCGGGCCGGACCTAGCGTCCCTGCTCCCGGGCCACGACTCGTTCCATGGCGTCCTCGATGGGCATGCACAGCCTGCCCGCTTCCTCGTCGAGGTACCGCACCTTCTCGGCGAGCAGTCCCTGCTGCTCGGCCCGGAGGGTGCGGGACTCCTCGCTGATGTCGGCGGCGTAGATCTTCGCCGCGATCTCGCGGTTCCGGGCGGCGTTCCAGCCCCCCATCAGGAACAGGGACAGGGCGATGACGAACGCGATCGCCGCCAGCCCGCCCAGCACCACCGCGGGCGTGTCGAATCCGGTCTTCTTGTTCTCGGCCGAGGCCATGCGCATCTCCTTCTAGGCGTTCTCGAAACGCAGCGATTCCTCGAGTCGCGGATCCCGCGTCGGCACCAGCGAGTTGCCGCTCGCCAGCCGCGCCACGCCGGCCAGCCAGATGCCGCCGACGCCGATGAATCCGGTCACGTACATGGGATGGAAGGTCAGGCTCTCGCTGAACGAGGGGATGACCACCCAGTACAGGTTCAGCCACTGGGCCGCGATGATCCACAGCGCCCAGAAGGCCAACAGCTTGCGGCTCCGCTTGGTGAAGCGCGAGACCAGGCCCGCGAAGGGCAGCACGAAGGTCGCGAAGAGCGTGCCGTAGGCGATCAGGTCCCAGCCGTGCCGCGTGCGCAGCATGTACCAGCTCGTCTCCTCGGGGATGTTCGCGTACCAGTACAGCATGAACTGGCTGAAGGCGATGTAGCCCCAGAAGAACGTGAAGGCGAACATGGCCTTGCCGAAGTCGTGGAAGTGCTCGGGGCTGACGATCTTCTGCATGCGGCCGCTGTTCTGCAGGCCGAGGGTCATCAGCGTGAGCACGGCGAAGAAGCTCACGAAGCCGCCCGCCCAGTAGTACACGCCGAACATGGTGCTGAACCACAGCGGGTCGACGCTCATGAGCAGGTCGAAGCCGGCCATGGCGATGGTGATGGCGCAGGCCATCAGCGAGAAGCCCGAGAAGTTTTCCAGCCTCCGGGTGTGCCTGAGGTCGCCGTCGGCGTCCTGGGCCACCGACGTGCGCCAGAAGAACATGCCGTAGCCGCTCCAGATCGCGAAGTAGATCACCCAGCGCAGGGTGAAGGCGCCCTGGCTCAGGTAGCCCGCCTTGTGGTGCATGGCGTGGCTCGCGGCGACCACCGGATCGCTCCAGCCGTACACCTTGCCGGCCAGCAGGATCACCGGGATGGCCAGCACCGCCAGCAGCGGCATCACCGCGGCCATGACCTCGGCCAGGCGCCGGATGACGACGTTCCAGCTCGCGCGGGTCACGTACATGATCGGCAGGAAGACGAGGGCGCCCAGGCTGATGGCCAGGAAGAAGGCGAAGTTCACCAGATAGGCGAAGGCGAAGTGCCGGAAGCCGTCGCCGACCGCGGCGCCGAGTCCGGCCGTGGCGGCCAGGCCGATCACGCCGATCAGCGCGCTGATGCCGAACACCTTCGACCCGAGACCCTCGAGCGTGGTCTTGGTGTCTTCCAAGCGGGGAACATGGTGGTGAGCCAATTCAGTCTCCCATGCTGGGCCGGTCGCGCCGACCGGACCGTTTACTTGCGCAGGGCGGCCCGGGCCTCGGCCGGGACGTCCTCGATGCTCGCGTTGCGGGACAGCTGCAGCGCCCGCACGTAGGCCGTGATGGCCCAGCGGTCTTCCGGCGTCGTCTGCGGCCCGTAGGCCGGCATGTTCCGGATCCCGTGCTTGATCGTGTTGTAGATGTGCCCCACCGGACGGTCGACGACCGTCTGGCTCGTCAGGTCCGTCGGCGGCGTCCAGGTGCCCTCGGCCAGGGCCGCGGCCCTCATGTTCACCAGACCGTTGCCGTTGCCCGACGCGCCGTGGCACGGGGCGCAGTGGATGTTGAAGCGCTCCTGCCCGCGGTACATGAGTTCGCGGGTCACCTCGACCGGGAAGGTGGTCACGAAGAGCGTGTCGCCCGGCACGCGGCCCTGGAAGAACGCGTCGTCGGCCTCGAGGCGGCCCTGCGCCACGGTGCCGGCCGGATGGTGCCGCATGGACTGGCCGTCGGCGAAGAAGGGGTTCACCGTCTGCGTCTTGAACTTCACCTGGTCGTCCATGTCGTAGACGACCTGGATGCGCGGCTGGGACTTCAGCGAGTGCCGCGACTTGTACACCAGGCCCATGGGGATCAGGCTCAGCGCGACCAGCAGCAGCAGCACGTACAGGATCGGGCGTGGCATCTGTCAGTCCTCCGCACTTTCGTTGACTTGCTCGACGACCGCGCCGCCCAGCGACTCGAGGAACTGGCGGGTCCGCGTCGCGTCGTACTTCGGATCCTTCGCCTCGATCACGATGAAGAACCGGTCCTGCGTGGCGCGCCGGAACCGCGCGCTGGTGAACAGCGGGTGGTACCAGCGCGGCAGGCCGTTCAGGATCCACATGCCGAAGAACGCCGCAAACGCGCTCAGGAGCACCGTCAGCTCGAACATGATGGGCACGTTGGCCGGGATGCCGAACAGCGGCTTGCCCGAGATGATGAACGGGTAGTCGACGGCGTTCATCCACCACTGCATGAGGGTGGCGAGGCCGAGGCCCGTCAGGCCGCCGCCCAGCACCAGGAAGGGCAGGCGCGTGCCGCGGATGCCCATGGCGTCGTCCATGCCGTGGACCGGGAACGGCGTGTGCACGTCCCACTTGGTGAAGCCCGCGTCGCGGGTCTTCTCGACGGCCTTCATCAGCACCGAGGCGCTGTCGAACTCCGCCATCAGGCCGTAGGTCCGGTCGCTCATTTCGCACCTCCGTCGCGCACGTGCTTCGGGATGTCGCCGTGGTAGTCGCCGACCGAGCGCCGCTCGCCGCTGTGGGCGTCGGCGATGGGCATCACGGTCTTGACCTCGGCCATGGCCACCATGGGTGCGAAGCGGATGAACAGCAGCACCAGGGTGAAGAAGAGGCCGAAGCTGCCCACGAAGGTCAGGATGTCGACGATGGTCGGGTCGTAGTAGGCCCACGCCGACGGGAGGAAGTCGCGGCTCAGCGACGAGACGGTGATCACGAAACGCTCGAACCACATGCCGATGTTCACGAAGATGTACATCACCCACATGACCGGGATGCTGGTCCGGACCTTCTTGAACCAGAAGAGCTGCGGCGTGATCACGTTGCAGCTGACCATGATCCAGTACGCCCAGGCGTAGGGGCCGAAGGCGCGGTTGATGAACGCGAAGCTCTCGTTCGGGTTGCCGCCGTACCAGGCGATGAAGAACTCGGTGGCGTAGGCGAAGCCGACCATCGAACCCGTCGCCAGGATGATCTTGTTCATGTTCTCGAGGTGGTGCTTCGTGATGATGCTCTCCAGCCCGAACCACTTGCGGGCCGGCACCAGGCAGGTGCCCACCATGGCGAAGCCGGAGAACACGGCGCCGGCGACGAAGTACGGCGGGAAGATCGTCGTGTGCCAGCCGGGCAGCTGCGCGGTGGCGAAGTCGAACGACACGACCGAGTGCACCGAGAGCACCAGCGGCGTGGCCAGGCCGGCCAGCAGCAGGTAGGCCTTCTCGTAGCGGTGCCAGTGGCGGTGGCTGCCGTTCCAGCCCAGGGAGAGCACGCCGTACACGATCTGCTGGATGCGGCCGCGCGCCCGGTCGCGGAAGGTGGCCAGGTCGGGCACCATGCCCATGTACCAGAAGAGCAGCGACACGGTGGCGTAGGTGCCGACGGCGAACACGTCCCACAGCAGGGGGCTGCGGAAGTTGGGCCACATGGACTGGTAGTTCGGGATCGGGAACAGCCAGTACACCACCCAGACGCGGCCGACGTGGATGCCCGGGAAGATCCCGGCGCAGATGACCGCGAAGATCGTCATGGCCTCGGCGAAGCGGTTGATGCCCGTCCGCCACTTCTGGCGCAGCAGGAAGAGGATGGCCGAGATCAGCGTGCCCGCGTGGCCGATACCGACCCAGAACACGAAGTTCACGATGGCCCAGCCCCAGCCGACCGGATTGTTCAGGCCCCAGACGCCGACACCCTTGATGAACAGGTAGCCGATCATCAGGAACATGATGCCCGTCAGGCCGGTCGTGAAGGCGAACGCCGCGTACCAGGCCAGCGGGGTCTTCCGCTCCAGCGCGATGTCCGACACGACCTTGGTGACCGTCGTGAGGTCATGGGTCCCGATGACGAGCTCGACCGGTGTGGTCGGGTCATCGATGGTGTTGTCGAAAGGGTCGGTGACCGACGATTTCATGTTTCAGGCTCCAGCTCCGTTGGGGACCGTGTCCCGGGAACGCTCTTTCCGATCCTGTCGTCGTCCGGCGGGCCCCGTGGGCCCGGCGGCCTTTCTATCCGTGGCCCTGCCCCGCGTGGCCGGCATCCTGTCCCGTCTCCTGACCACCGCCGTGGCCGCCGCCATGGCCGCCATCGTGCATGGCCACCGGCGTGATGGCCGGGTTCGGGTTGCGGATGCGGGCCATGTAGAAGGTCCGGGGCTTCAGGTTCAGGTAGTTCAGCAGGTCGTACGACCGGCTGTGCTCGCGCAGCTTGCTGACCCGGCTCTCCGGATCGTTCAGGTCGCCGAACACGATGGCGTCCGACGGGCACGTCTGCTGGCACGCCGGCGTGATGTCGCCGTCGCGCATGGCCCGGCCCTCGGTGCGCGCCGCCACGCGGGCGCCCTCGATGCGCTGCACGCAGTAGGTGCACTTCTCCATGACGCCGCGGGCGCGCACGGTGACATCCGGGTTCAGCACCAGGCGCTGGGTCTCCGTGAGGTCCTCGAAGTTGTTGAACCAGTTGAAGCGCCGCACCTTGTAGGGGCAGTTGTTGGAGCAGTAGCGGGTGCCGACGCAGCGGTTGTAGACCATGGCGTTCAGGCCCTCGCGGGTGTGCATGGTGGCGGCGACGGGGCACACCTGCTCGCACGGCGCCATCTCGCACTGGGCGCAGGCCACCGGCTGCTGGGCCACCTTCGGGTCGTCGGGATCGCCCATGAAATAGCGGTCCAGGCGCACCCACGACATCTCGCGACCGCGGGAGACCTCGTCCTTGCCCACGACGGCGATGTTGTTCTCGGCCTGGCAGCCGATCACGCACGCGTTGCAGCCGTTGCAGAGGTTCAGGTCGATGGCCATGCCCCACTTGTGCCCGTTGTACTCCCACTCCTTCCAGAGCGACTCGAGCGGCGGGCTGTGGATGCCGAGATGGTCGACGAAATGCTCGTCGGCCTTGTACTCCGCGAGGGAGCCCTCGCGGACCAGGCCCGGCACGCGCTTCTGGATCTCCTGCGCGCCCGCCTGGTCGATGGCGTGATGGTCCTGGGTCGTGGCCAGCTTGTAGGTGGCGCCGGTCTTCGCGAGCTTCAGGCCGTGGTCCTGGTGCAGATGCGCGAAGGTGCGCAGAGCGTAGGCGTTGAAGCCCGCTCCCTGGCCCACCCGGCCGGCGTCGCCGCGACCGTAGCCGAGGTTCACCGTCACCGCGTGGCGGGCCTGGCCGGGCAGCACGTACACGGCCATCTCGAGTTCACGGCCGCCGTAGCTGAGCCGGACCATGTCGCCGTGCTTCACGCCGAGCTCGTCGGCGGTGGCCGGGCCGAGCAGGGCCGCGTTGTCCCAGGTCAGCTTGGTCATGAAGTCGGGCATCTCCTGCAGCCACGCGTTGTCGGCGAAGCGGCCGTCGAAGACCGACTGGTCGTGCACGAAGTGGATCTCCAGGTCGTCGGCCGACAGGTGCGGCGGCTCGGCCGGCGCCGTCAGCGGCGTCCCGGCCAGGGCCAGGGGCTCGCCGTGGGCGCGCCCGCTGTCCTGGCGGAAGCCGTCGTGGATGAACGCGCGCCAACGCTTCTCGAAGCCGCCGTCGGCGTCGACCGCGGGCGCCGCGCCCTGGCCGCCGGTCATGGCGTGGAAGCTGTCGCGGGCGATCTCGTGGCTCGTGCGCGGGGTCGGATCGACGAACGCGCTAAGCACCTCGGTCGCCGTCTTGCCGCCGAAGAGCGGCGCGATGAGCGGTTGCACGGAGAGGTGGGTCATGTCCCAGCCCATGGCGTCGCCCCAGCTCTCCAGGTAGTGGGCCTGCGGAATGTGCCAGGTCGCCAGCTTGCTGGTGGCGTCGTCGTGGGTGGCCAGGTGCACCCGATGCGTCGCCTTCTGCATGGCCGCGGCGAAGTCGAGATCGGCCGGCGCCGTGTAGACCGGGTTGCCGCCCAGGATGACCAGGGTCTCGACCTGCCCCTTGTTCAGGGCCTCGACGAGCTCGGGCAGGAAGCGGATCTGGGGCGTCTGGATGGGCAGGTAGCTGACCGTGTGGCCGACATTGCCCAGCGCCTCGTTCAGGGTGTGGACCAGGGCGTGCACCTCGGGATCGAGGCGCAGGCCCGCCACCAGCAGGCTCTCGCCGCGGTGGGCCATCAGGTCCTTGGCGACCGCCGACAGGTGCTCGCCGCCGGCCGCGTGGCCCTTCCAGCGGGCCAGGGCGGCCCGATCGACACCCGCGCCGTGGGGCAGCGGCAGGCCTTCGCCCAGCACGAGCTCGGCCGCGAGGGCCCAAACCGCCGCGGCCATGTGGGTCGCGGGCGTCGGGAAACGGTGGTCGGCCATGCCGCCGGTGATGCTGTAGGTCGTCTCCCAGCAGTACAGCCGGTTCATGTGGCCGTCGTCCGGGCGCCGGGCGGCCGAGAACTGCTTGCTGTTGCGGATGGCGGTCGGATGGTCCTGCAGCAGGTTGGCGTCGAGGTCGACGAGCACCCGCGCGTGGGACAGGTCGAGCTGGCACAGGGCCGCCGTGCCGAAGGCCAGCTTGGCGCCCTTCATCTCGTTCACGCGGCACACCGGCTCCCACAGGAAGACCCCGGCACCGGCCTGGCCCAGTCGGGCCAGCAGCGCGTTCTGCGCCGGCGACGTCGAGGCGCCGGCCAGCACGGCCATGCGGCCCTTGCCGGCCCCCCGGGCGAAGGCCAGGAAGTCGTCCCAGCTTCCGCCCGACCGCCCCATGCCGTTGCGCCGCAAGATCTTCTGACTGCGGTCAGGGTCATAGACATCGAGCACGCTGGCCTGGGCGAAGGCACTCGTCGCCCCTTGGCTGAGTCCCATCGCGGGGTTGCCGTCGACCTTGATGGGCCGCCCGTCGTAGCTGGTCGCCACCACGCTGCTGGCCACCGGACCGAGCTCCATGGTCGTCGCGAACCGCATGGGCGTGCCCGGCATGACGCCCTCGGGACGCTGGGCGAAGGGAACGATCTTCTCCTGCGGGAAGCGGCAGCCCGCCAGCGAGGCCATGGCGATGGACGCCGACATGACCTGCAGGAAGCGGCGCCGGCTCCAGCCGTCGCCCTGGGCGTCGACCCCGTGGGGGAACTCGTTCTCCACCTGGGCCCGGTATTCGTCGGTGTTGGCCAGCTCCTGCAGACTGCGCCAGTAGTTGGCGCTGTGGATCGGGCTGCCCGCGCTGACGACGTTCTTCTCGGACATTCTGGAACCTTCCTGACCTCTCCGGCCCACCCCGCCCTAGCGGTGGCAGGTGGCGCAGTCCTCGGACGGGTTGATCTCGTATTCGGCCCGCAGACGGGCGCCCAGCACCGTCGGATCCTCGTTGGGGACCCAGTGCATGTCGGTGACGAATTCCTTCGGCCGCAGATTCGGCTCGGGGTTGCGGTGGCACTCCAGGCACCAGCCCATGGTCAGGGGCTTGGCCTGCTCCACCACTTCCATGCGGTCGACCTGTCCGTGGCAGCTCACGCACCCCACGCCCGACTGGATGTGGCCGGCGTGGTTGAAGTACACGAAGTCGGGCAGGTCGTGGATCCGGATCCAGGGAATGGGCTCGCCGGTCTGGGCGCTCTGGCGCACCAGTTCGAGCTTCTCGCTCTGGGTCCGGACCGAGGCGTGGCAGTTCATGCAGGTCGCGGTGGCCGGGATCGTGGCCTTGGCCGTGGTCTCGACGCCCAGATGGCAGTAGCGGCAGTCGATGCCGAGTTCGCCGGCGTGCAGGGCGTGGCTGTAGGGGACCGGCTGCTCGGGCGCGTAGCCCATGGCCGACATCTGCGGCGAAAACACGCCGGTGATGAGCACCACGGCGTACAGGAGCCCGCCGGCCGCCAGGACGGCCGTCAGCTCGCGCAGCCTGTTCACCCACCTGGGGAAGACGAACTTGTCGGTGGTGCCGGCGCCGTCCGCGCCGCCCCGGTCCTGGTTCTGGTCGAAGTTCTCGGGAGCCAAGCGACTCTCCCCCTTCATCGGCGCTGAAAGGTTGAGGTCCTGGTCGGAGTGGCTCCGGACCGGGACGTGCCGAATTCGCGTGCAAACAGCGGGTTTGTGTGCCGGATCGGGGCCGATAATAGTGTCCGGCCGTTTTCATGACAACGGAAAAAACCGGACCTCAAGGGCTTCAATTGCGGCCCCGACGCCCGGCTACTTCGTGTCGAAGGACTGCCCGCACGCACAGCGGGTCGTCGCATTCGGGTTGTCATAGTGGAACCCACCACCCACGATCGCCTCCACCCAGTCCACCGTCAGGCCGGAAATCCGCTCCAGATCGGCGGCGGCGCAGAGGATCCTCACCCCATCCTGCTCGCAGACGTGGTCATCTTCCCCCAAACCGTCCACGATTTCAACGAGATACTTGGTGCCGGCGCATCCGCCCGGCTGCACACCGATGCGCACGGCGCCGGAAGCGGGCCGGGATGCCAGGCGGCGCTTGATCTCCTCGATCGCGTTGGCGGTCAGGTGGATCACCGTCGGACTCTCTGCGGGCTGGGGAGGTGGTCGGTGTCGATCGTGGAGAAAAACTATCCTGCAGCGCACCCAAAATCAAACCGGAGTTTCGCGGGCCGGGCCGTGGCGACCACGGCGATCCGACCTAACTTGTCGGGGTGACGACGAACCCGCGACGACGCGACGCCGGCCTCCGCCCCGCGCCCGAACCGCCGGCCCCTGCGGCCGGCTTCGACAGGATGCCATGAGC of bacterium contains these proteins:
- a CDS encoding NapC/NirT family cytochrome c, with protein sequence MSASSPKSPRRRRLPASYYNATTLIGALVAALALGLIAFMIILEATASDHNPYVGIVAFVILPAFLVLGLAIAIFGIVRQQRRRRLGLPSTEKLPTIDFNNPTHMRATLVLGIGGVLFAAMSGFGTYKAYEYTESDEFCGTMCHEVMEPEYTAYSVSPHAHVGCVKCHIGPGAEWFVKAKISGLYQVYAVLFDKVPRPIETPIANLRPSRDTCEQCHWPAHFSNDKLVIHDYYGYEEENTHWKLHLLMKIGGGTEIGPTHGIHYEHIYDAETIEYVATDEKRTEIPWVRATDRDGNVRIFRDNEADFDDAQVADHEIRTMDCIDCHNRPTHHYNPPARLVNEAMALGHIDPALPGIKTVAVDLLSEEYESTPEAFAAIETGIREHYAEADAELAAARAAEIEQTIETTKRLFDTNIFPEMKVNWRDFPDHIGHLNTPGCFRCHDGNHETEDGQVISRDCNICHTIMAQERKDGAKYVSLESVEYVHPEDIDGEWKVTDCSECHGG
- a CDS encoding cbb3-type cytochrome c oxidase subunit I → MHDVFPSAAEQVRRSFLGGPHGSGAWFASTDHKRISLMFMGWTMGAFLLGMILAILPQVKAVGGPGIGNRILLETVTYLRIVLVMGWLVPVLPGVIGHFVLPLQLGARNMALPGLAQASLRTYAVGLILIVASMVLGPVSSGWTLDSGLALLDPGAFGVLAVGLALMGICWFAMGVNFVVTVHHARREGMGFFDMPLTAWGFYLGGYLLVVAGGIFTIVVLYLAGSRLSGSGMFGPEADPMAWRTYFWVAMRPAAYFALVPAAGLVSDVISGVARRDSSGYRTIVGSLIALTGLGVVSYGANLIGNGLTPGGTLVFGFISLLAAVPVALIAFTWLSTLYRGSIACASPTTYSVAFILNAGFAAVLGLFIASPAVGQYLGATMFASTQLDYVMWGGVLSAFFAGAHFWWPKMMGRRYNDEVARIGAIIYLIGINLALVPQLVMGAQGVPAGFAGVVPVTLKLAEISSLGWLCVYSGLAVAAGNLLVTLWGDAAAEQNPWGATSLEWTVPSPPPEGNFDEA
- a CDS encoding c-type cytochrome — its product is MIGSANTTAWFPEGASTHAAGVDGAFLGIYVLAICALVVTAGLAMVFVRTFLRRDGDPERMPAGSNNKLWLGLWVLGAVLLAGFAFQSGLPAFVDQNVAPYGAYTVGVTAREGAWDFTYPNGHVADTLRVEVGRPTRLVMTSADVAQGMAIPALRVQQTIFPGRTTEAWFEATAAGDFPIYSDASSVATQDSLTARLLSLSTTDFQAWLATVEDIFAGRTLAEVGELLYTKQGCMACHTLNGAPLVGPSFQNIYGHEVESTDGRKAVVDAAYIKESILTPNAFVVAGFQPVMTPYAGKLDDREIEAITEFLKSLSDHVEPAGDAAADEAPATDGTSEDAQEEK
- a CDS encoding quinol:cytochrome C oxidoreductase, which codes for MEDTKTTLEGLGSKVFGISALIGVIGLAATAGLGAAVGDGFRHFAFAYLVNFAFFLAISLGALVFLPIMYVTRASWNVVIRRLAEVMAAVMPLLAVLAIPVILLAGKVYGWSDPVVAASHAMHHKAGYLSQGAFTLRWVIYFAIWSGYGMFFWRTSVAQDADGDLRHTRRLENFSGFSLMACAITIAMAGFDLLMSVDPLWFSTMFGVYYWAGGFVSFFAVLTLMTLGLQNSGRMQKIVSPEHFHDFGKAMFAFTFFWGYIAFSQFMLYWYANIPEETSWYMLRTRHGWDLIAYGTLFATFVLPFAGLVSRFTKRSRKLLAFWALWIIAAQWLNLYWVVIPSFSESLTFHPMYVTGFIGVGGIWLAGVARLASGNSLVPTRDPRLEESLRFENA
- a CDS encoding cytochrome c; the protein is MPRPILYVLLLLVALSLIPMGLVYKSRHSLKSQPRIQVVYDMDDQVKFKTQTVNPFFADGQSMRHHPAGTVAQGRLEADDAFFQGRVPGDTLFVTTFPVEVTRELMYRGQERFNIHCAPCHGASGNGNGLVNMRAAALAEGTWTPPTDLTSQTVVDRPVGHIYNTIKHGIRNMPAYGPQTTPEDRWAITAYVRALQLSRNASIEDVPAEARAALRK
- a CDS encoding DUF3341 domain-containing protein, yielding MSDRTYGLMAEFDSASVLMKAVEKTRDAGFTKWDVHTPFPVHGMDDAMGIRGTRLPFLVLGGGLTGLGLATLMQWWMNAVDYPFIISGKPLFGIPANVPIMFELTVLLSAFAAFFGMWILNGLPRWYHPLFTSARFRRATQDRFFIVIEAKDPKYDATRTRQFLESLGGAVVEQVNESAED